In the Malus domestica chromosome 16, GDT2T_hap1 genome, one interval contains:
- the LOC103403834 gene encoding mediator of RNA polymerase II transcription subunit 33A-like isoform X3, whose amino-acid sequence MEVSLQGNLWDSVVELTKGAQQKGSDPLLWVMQLSSNLNSMGVSLPSVELANVLVSHICWENNVPITWKFLEKALMLKIVPPMLVLALLSQKVIPSRRSQPVAYRLYMELLKRHIFTLKSQINGPNYQIIMKSIESILHLSWNFGLQASDPGILVVEFLFSIVWQLLDASLDDEGLLNCTLEKKSKWAIEPQEMEIDCHGSYYEKRSEYNEILQETNTVMAIEIIGKFLQNNLTSRILDLARRNLPVHWTSFIQRLQILGSNSLALRNSKTLTAEALINLTSDSRMVLPRDCKTTSLLKYHAVMVSRSLTSTGLCHGASRSALWLPLDLLLEDAMDGYQVDATSAVEVITGLIKTLRAINGTSWHDTFLGLWIAALRLVQRERYPIEGPVPRLDTRLCMLLSITTLVVADLIEEEEITPTNKNECGSINGWKEKEVPRQRRNDLVSSLQTLGDYQGLLTPPQCVVSAANQAAAKAMLFLSAGNMRHLIVESCIARNLLDTSAYSWPGYINGCINQLPHGMPTQGPDWSSYMLGATLTPAMANALVSSPASSLAELEKVFEVAVNGSNAEKISAATVLCGASLIRGWNIQEHTAHFIIRLLSPPVPANYSGDDSHLIGYAPMLNVLIVGIGSVDCVQIFSLHGLVPQLACSLMPICEVFGSCVPNVSWTLTTGEEISAHAVFSNAFTLLLKLWRFNHPPLEHGVGDVPTVASRLTPEYLLSVRNSYLVSSGSAHQDRNKRRLSAVASSSSPEPVFVDSFPKLKVWYRQHQACIASTLSGLVHGTPVHQIVDGLLNMMFTKINRGSQSLTSVNSPSSSSSGPGNEDSSLRPKLPAWDILEAVPFVVDAALTACAHGKLSPRELATGLKDLVDFLPASLATIVSYFSAEVTRGIWKLVFMNGTDWPSPAVNLSYVEEQIKKILAATGVHVPSLAAGGSSPATLPLPLAAFVSLTITYKIDRASERFLSLAGPTLECLAAGCPWPCMPIVASLWTQKAKRWSDFLVFSASRTVFLQNRDSMVQLLKSCFTATLGLNATPISSNGGVGALLGHGFGSHFCGVISPVAPGILYLRVYRSITDIVFMTEEIVTILMHSVREIACRVLPKERLEKLKTRGNAMRYEQVSLDAAMSRVKLAASLGASLVWLTGGLCLVQSLITETLPSWFISMHGSEQEQGSEGIVAMLGGYALAYFAVLGGAFAWGVDSSSSASKRRPKVLRIHMEFLASALDGKISLGCDSATWRAYVSGFVTLMVSCTPNWVLEVDVDVLRRLSNGLRQWGEEELALALLGIGGVGTMGAAAELIVENEM is encoded by the exons ATGGAGGTCTCCTTACAAGGCAACCTCTGGGACAGTGTGGTGGAACTGACCAAAGGGGCACAGCAAAAGGGCAGTGATCCTCTGCTCTGGGTCATGCAGTTGTCCTCCAACTTGAACTCCATGGGAGTTTCTCTGCCCTCAGTGGAGCTCGCCAATGTGTTGGTCTCTCACATTTGCTGGGAAAACAACGTGCCCATCACTTGGAAGTTTCTGGAGAAGGCTCTGATGCTGAAGATTGTGCCCCCCATGCTTGTTCTTGCCCTGCTTTCACAAAA GGTCATTCCAAGTCGACGTTCCCAGCCGGTGGCATATAGACTTTACATGGAACTCCTTAAGAGACACATTTTTACCCTTAAATCTCAGATAAACGGGCCAAATTATCAAAT AATCATGAAATCGATAGAATCTATTCTTCATCTTTCCTGGAATTTTGGTTTGCAAGCAAGTGACCCAGGGATTCTTGTggttgagtttttattttcaatcgTATGGCAATTGCTTGATGCATCATTAGATGATGAAGGATTGCTGAACTGTACCCTCGAAAAGAAGTCCAAATGGGCAATTGAACCTCAAGAAATGGAGATAGATTGTCATGGAAGTTATTATGAGAAGAGGAGCGAATACAATGAGATATTGCAGGAAACAAATACAGTCATGGCCATTGAGATAATTGggaaatttcttcaaaataatttaacttCAAGAATTCTTGACTTGGCTCGCCGAAACTT GCCTGTACATTGGACAAGTTTTATTCAACGATTACAGATTCTTGGATCAAACTCATTAGCATTAAGAAATTCGAAAACTCTTACTGCAGAGGCTCTTATAAACTTGACTTCAGATAGTCGCATGGTCTTGCCTCGAGACTGTAAAACAACTTCTTTGCTAAAGTATCATGCAGTGATGGTTTCTAGATCTCTGACTTCTACTGGTTTGTGTCACGGGGCTAGTCGTTCTGCTCTGTGGCTTCCTCTTGATCTTTTATTAGAAGATGCCATGGATGGATATCAAGTTGACGCAACAAGTGCTGTTGAAGTAATTACTG GTTTGATTAAAACCCTTCGAGCAATAAATGGCACAAGCTGGCATGATACCTTTTTAGGCCTTTGGATAGCAGCTCTTCGTCTTGTACAGAGG GAAAGGTATCCCATAGAGGGTCCTGTGCCTCGCCTAGACACTCGCTTATGCATGCTATTGAGTATCACAACACTTGTGGTTGCTGATctgattgaggaggaggaaaTTACACCAACCAACAAAAATGAATGTGGCTCAATCAATGGCTGGAAAGAAAAAGAGGTTCCAAGACAGCGCCGCAATGATTTAGTCTCCAGCCTACAGACACTGGGTGATTATCAGGGTTTGCTGACTCCACCGCAGTGTGTTGTTTCCGCTGCCAATCAGGCTGCTGCAAAAGCAATGCTGTTCCTTTCAG CTGGAAACATGCGTCATTTGATAGTTGAGTCCTGTATTGCTAGAAATCTACTGGACACTTCTGCATATTCCTGGCCAGGTTATATTAACGGATGCATCAACCAGTTACCTCATGGCATGCCAACGCAAGGGCCTGATTGGTCGTCATATATGTTGGGGGCTACGCTTACTCCAGCAATGGCTAATGCTTTGGTTTCCAGTCCTGCTTCAAG CTTAGCAGAACTCGAGAAAGTATTTGAGGTTGCAGTCAATGGATCCAATGCTGAGAAGATTTCTGCTGCTACCGTTTTGTGCGGCGCCTCATTAATTAGAGGATGGAATATACAG GAACATACTGCTCATTTTATCATTAGATTACTGTCCCCTCCGGTTCCTGCTAATTATTCTGGGGATGACAGCCATTTAATAGGTTATGCACCGATGCTGAATGTCCTCATTGTTGGAATAGGATCTGTTGACTGCGTTCAGATTTTCTCTTTACATGGCTTG GTTCCACAACTTGCATGTTCATTGATGCCGATTTGTGAGGTGTTCGGTTCATGTGTTCCCAATGTCTCCTGGACTCTAACAACAGGAGAAGAAATCTCTGCTCATGCTGTGTTTTCGAATGCATTTACTCTCCTTTTGAAGCTGTGGAGGTTTAATCATCCTCCTCTTGAGCATGGGGTGGGAGATGTACCCACAGTTGCTTCCCGACTTACACCTGAGTACCTCCTGTCAGTGAGAAATTCTTACCTAGTATCTTCTGGGAGTGCTCACCAGGATCGAAATAAGAGGAGACTCTCTGCTGTTGCAAGTTCTTCATCTCCAGAACCCGTATTTGTGgactcatttccaaaattaaaagtTTGGTATCGGCAGCATCAAGCATGTATAGCCTCAACCCTCTCTGGTCTTGTTCATGGAACACCCGTTCATCAGATTGTTGATGGGCTTCTTAACATGATGTTCACAAAGATTAATCGAGGAAGCCAGTCTTTAACTTCTGTCAATTCTCCAAGTAGTAGTTCTTCGGGACCTGGAAATGAAGACAGCTCTCTAAGACCTAAATTGCCAGCCTGGGATATCCTGGAAGCTGTTCCCTTTGTGGTTGATGCTGCTCTAACAGCCTGTGCTCATGGAAAACTTTCTCCTCGTGAGCTGGCTACAG GGCTTAAGGATTTGGTAGATTTTCTTCCGGCATCTTTGGCGACCATTGTGAGCTACTTTTCTGCTGAAGTAACTCGGGGTATCTGGAAACTAGTTTTTATGAATGGAACAGATTGGCCCAGTCCGGCTGTGAATCTATCTTATGTTGAGGAACAGATCAAAAAAATTCTAGCTGCTACCGGTGTTCATGTCCCTAGCCTTGCTGCAG GTGGAAGCTCTCCAGCTACACTTCCACTGCCCCTAGCTGCCTTCGTGAGTCTTACTATTACTTACAAGATTGACCGAGCATCAGAACGCTTCCTCAGTTTGGCTGGCCCCACCTTGGAGTGCCTTGCAGCTGGTTGCCCCTGGCCTTGTATGCCAATTGTCGCATCGCTTTGGACTCAAAAGGCCAAGCGATGGAGCGACTTCCTTGTTTTTTCTGCCTCTCGGACTGTTTTCCTCCAGAACAGGGATTCAATGGTCCAGCTTCTTAAAAGCTGCTTTACTGCCACACTTGGCCTGAATGCCACTCCTATCTCAAGCAATGGTGGTGTTGGAGCCCTTCTTGGccatggatttggatcccatttcTGTGGTGTGATTTCCCCCGTTGCACCAGGGATCCTTTACCTACGCGTTTACAGATCGATTACAGATATTGTCTTCATGACAGAAGAGATTGTTACTATCTTGATGCATTCTGTACGAGAGATAGCATGCCGTGTTCTTCCTaaagagagattggagaagttGAAGACAAGAGGAAACGCAATGAGATATGAACAGGTTTCACTTGATGCAGCAATGTCTCGGGTGAAACTAGCAGCTTCACTCGGGGCATCTTTAGTATGGTTGACAGGAGGCTTGTGTCTGGTTCAGTCATTGATCACGGAAACCTTGCCTTCTTGGTTTATATCTATGCATGGCTCCGAGCAGGAACAAGGGTCAGAAGGAATTGTTGCAATGCTTGGCGGCTATGCACTTGCATACTTTGCAGTGCTTGGTGGAGCCTTTGCGTGGGGCGTTGACTCGTCATCATCAGCATCAAAACGACGTCCCAAAGTCCTACGTATCCACATGGAGTTTCTTGCAAGTGCACTTGATGGGAAGATATCGCTTGGTTGTGATTCAGCAACATGGCGGGCCTATGTCTCGGGGTTTGTAACGCTGATGGTGAGTTGCACGCCTAATTGGGTGCTCGAGGTGGATGTAGACGTGTTGAGGAGACTGAGTAACGGTCTGAGGCAGTGGGGTGAGGAAGAGCTTGCTCTGGCGTTGCTGGGGATCGGAGGCGTCGGTACAATGGGAGCGGCCGCTGAGCTCATAGTCGAAAATGAGATGTAG